One stretch of Ostrinia nubilalis chromosome 11, ilOstNubi1.1, whole genome shotgun sequence DNA includes these proteins:
- the LOC135075988 gene encoding early growth response protein 3-like, with amino-acid sequence MWACRASACLGQSQRVRRPLSCRLVHDSLPCAGAWEPPIIQVAAVFPSCARRYRIWDRGSIDKTAARGRAAPVPNAPAAREAVFTLALFVIPIGLWAEEQVVPDGMGTDAEPPVGPHLLSLSDVGTLGFDCSLKPAPAPATGGMPSDLNTPVTTSDLPAFFPSLLEPPPISGTLPGDELSLVCSPRRHKHEASLSPGARAEDASNASSASASLYGPPAGAKRAPSPPLQWLLPPGPGPGSVDKYFQQEYEERVDLMPPDCQPAYCQPQACPPPQHCEYRPPPPQPQPQPQHSWDQEYVAPPQPTPGPSGMPKREPYPSPVGDRPVQLAEYNPSTSKGHEILSQVYQQSTQPLRLVAVKPRKYPNRPSKTPVHERPYACPVDGCDRRFSRSDELTRHIRIHTGQKPFQCRICMRSFSRSDHLTTHVRTHTGEKPFACDICGRKFARSDEKKRHAKVHLKQRLKRERGGGPHHHDPHSHGSL; translated from the exons ATGTGGGCCTGCCGGGCGTCGGCGTGTCTCGGCCAGTCGCAGCGCGTGCGCAGGCCGTTGTCCTGCCGCCTGGTGCACGACTCCTTGCCATGTGCTGGCGCCTGGGAACCTCCAATCATCCAAGTGGCTGCGGTATTCCCA AGCTGCGCGCGCCGCTACCGAATATGGGACCGCGGCTCCATTGATAAAACTGCGGCGCGGGGTCGCGCGGCGCCAGTCCCCAACGCACCGGCCGCGCGAGAGGCCGTCTTCACGCTGGCGTTGTTCGTGATACCGATCGGCCTTTGGGCCGAGGAGCAGGTGGTGCCGGACGGGATGGGCACGGACGCCGAGCCCCCGGTCGGGCCGCACCTGCTGTCGCTCTCCGACGTCGGCACCCTCGGCTTCGACTGCTCGCTGaagccggcgccggcgcccgcCACGGGCGGCATGCCGAGCGACCTCAACACGCCCGTCACCACCTCGGACCTTCCCGCCTTCTTCCCGAGTCTGCTCGAACCACCACCTATCTCAG GTACTTTACCTGGCGATGAGTTATCACTTGTGTGCTCGCCGCGGCGCCACAAGCACGAGGCGTCGCTGTCGCCGGGCGCGCGCGCCGAGGACGCCAGCAACGCGTCCAGCGCCAGCGCCTCGCTGTACGGGCCGCCCGCCGGCGCCAAGCGCGCGCCCTCGCCGCCGCTGCAGTGGCTGCTGCCGCCCGGGCCCGGCCCCGGCAGCGTCGACAAGTACTTCCAGCAGGAGTACGAGGAGCGCGTCGACCTCATGCCGCCCGACTGCCAGCCCGCCTACTGCCAGCCGCAGGCCTGCCCGCCGCCGCAGCACTGCGAGtaccgcccgccgccgccgcagccgcagccGCAGCCGCAGCACTCCTGGGACCAGGAGTACGTGGCGCCGCCGCAGCCCACGCCGGGGCCCTCGGGCATGCCCAAGCGCGAGCCCTACCCGAGCCCCGTCGGCGACCGGCCCGTGCAGCTCGCGGAGTACAACCCGTCCACGAGCAAGGGCCACGAGATCCTCTCGCAGGTGTACCAGCAGAGCACGCAGCCGCTGAGGCTCGTCGCCGTCAAACCGAGGAAGTACCCCAATCGGCCCAGCAAGACCCCCGTCCACGAGAGGCCGTACGCTTGCCCCGTCGACGGCTGCGACCGCCGCTTCTCCCGATCGGACGAACTGACGAGGCACATTCGCATCCACACGGGCCAGAAGCCGTTCCAGTGCCGCATCTGCATGCGCTCATTCAGCAGATCGGACCACCTGACGACCCACGTGCGGACGCATACGGGTGAAAAACCGTTCGCGTGTGATATTTGCGGGCGGAAGTTCGCGAGGTCGGACGAGAAGAAGCGGCACGCGAAGGTGCACCTGAAGCAGCGGCTGAAGCgcgagcgcggcggcgggcCGCACCACCACGACCCGCACTCGCACGGCTCGCTCtag